In Rathayibacter sp. VKM Ac-2762, one DNA window encodes the following:
- a CDS encoding SDR family oxidoreductase, producing the protein MPDQYTFTNPATQYPDVTPPVQQQPEPGLQSRMTPVPDLGEESYRGTGRLAGRRALITGADSGIGAAVAIAFAREGADVALAYLPSEEEDAQHVIGLIRAEGRTAVPIPGDLTSAEYCTRLVAEAVEGLGGLDAVVNVAGKQIWKEDLLDITDEQFEATFAVNVFAPFRIIRAALPHLPAGATIINTASAEAHKPAPDRLDYAMTKGAINNLSKGLAQQLAAKGIRVNVVAPGPTWTALQVSGGVDPESLPDFGSSESPMGRAAQPAEQAPAYVFLASAESSFVAGETLNVNGGMVSP; encoded by the coding sequence ATGCCCGACCAGTACACGTTCACGAACCCCGCCACCCAGTACCCGGACGTGACTCCGCCGGTCCAGCAGCAGCCCGAGCCCGGGCTGCAGTCGCGGATGACCCCGGTGCCGGACCTCGGCGAGGAGAGCTACCGCGGCACCGGCAGGCTCGCGGGCCGCCGCGCGCTCATCACGGGAGCCGACTCCGGGATCGGCGCAGCCGTGGCCATCGCCTTCGCCCGCGAGGGGGCCGACGTCGCCCTCGCCTACCTCCCGAGCGAGGAGGAGGACGCGCAGCACGTGATCGGGCTGATCCGCGCGGAGGGGCGCACCGCCGTGCCGATCCCCGGCGATCTCACGAGTGCCGAGTACTGCACGCGGCTCGTGGCGGAGGCGGTCGAGGGCCTCGGCGGGCTCGACGCGGTGGTCAACGTGGCCGGGAAGCAGATATGGAAGGAGGACCTGCTCGACATCACCGACGAGCAGTTCGAGGCGACCTTCGCGGTCAACGTCTTCGCTCCGTTCCGGATCATCCGCGCGGCCCTCCCGCACCTGCCCGCGGGCGCCACCATCATCAACACAGCGTCGGCGGAGGCGCACAAGCCCGCCCCCGACCGCCTCGACTACGCGATGACGAAGGGCGCGATCAACAACCTCTCGAAGGGCCTCGCGCAGCAGCTCGCCGCGAAGGGCATCCGCGTGAACGTCGTGGCGCCCGGCCCGACGTGGACCGCCCTGCAGGTGAGCGGCGGCGTCGACCCCGAGAGCCTGCCCGACTTCGGCTCCAGCGAGTCGCCGATGGGCCGTGCCGCCCAGCCCGCCGAGCAGGCCCCGGCCTACGTGTTCCTGGCGTCCGCCGAGTCGAGCTTCGTCGCCGGCGAGACCCTCAACGTGAACGGCGGCATGGTCTCGCCCTGA
- a CDS encoding DUF2188 domain-containing protein, protein MSTTTVLPIETYSDEQGWHNRIAHARVPLSHHESRQEAEEVGEEIAEQRGGEHVVLG, encoded by the coding sequence ATGAGCACCACGACCGTCCTCCCCATCGAGACCTACTCCGACGAGCAGGGCTGGCACAACCGCATCGCCCACGCCCGGGTCCCGCTGAGCCACCACGAGTCGCGCCAGGAGGCGGAGGAGGTCGGCGAGGAGATCGCCGAGCAGCGCGGCGGGGAGCACGTCGTCCTCGGCTAG
- a CDS encoding APC family permease — protein MATTSDAPATGEAGGTSLRRRITGPLLYFFILGDVLGAGIYALMGTLSAEVGGAVWMPLLLALGLALLTAGSYAELVTKYPKAGGAAVFAQRAFKRPIVSFLVGFAMLAAGVTSAAGLSLAFAGDYLGTFLDVPTVPTAIVFLILVACLNARGVAESLLSNTVMTVIEVGGLLIVIGCVALLVAGGGGDLARTVELSSEQAPALAVLGAAIIAYYSFVGFETSANIAEEIRDPSRVYPRALFGSLLTAGAVYVLVGLASSIALPADELSGSSAPLLDVVTASGAGVPAWLFSLIALVAVANGALLTMIMASRVTYGMAKDGLLPDVLGRVLPKRRTPWVAIAVTTLAACLLTLVGDLATLAETVVLLLLLVFISTNVSVLVLRRDKVEHDHFRVWTAIPVLGIASCVLLLSQQDPIVWLYAGILLVVGVLVHLATRRSSRRTA, from the coding sequence ATGGCCACCACGAGCGACGCCCCCGCGACCGGAGAGGCCGGCGGCACCTCCCTGCGCCGCCGCATCACCGGCCCGCTGCTCTACTTCTTCATCCTCGGCGACGTCCTCGGCGCGGGCATCTACGCCCTCATGGGCACGCTCTCGGCGGAGGTCGGCGGTGCCGTCTGGATGCCCCTCCTGCTCGCGCTCGGCCTCGCGCTGCTGACCGCCGGCTCCTACGCCGAGCTGGTGACCAAGTACCCGAAGGCGGGAGGCGCGGCGGTGTTCGCGCAGCGGGCGTTCAAGCGCCCGATCGTCTCGTTCCTGGTCGGCTTCGCCATGCTCGCGGCCGGAGTGACCAGCGCGGCCGGTCTGTCGCTCGCGTTCGCCGGCGACTACCTCGGCACCTTCCTCGACGTGCCGACCGTGCCGACGGCCATCGTCTTCCTGATCCTCGTTGCGTGCCTCAACGCGCGGGGAGTCGCGGAGTCGCTGCTCAGCAACACGGTGATGACCGTGATCGAGGTCGGCGGCCTGCTGATCGTGATCGGATGCGTCGCGCTGCTGGTGGCGGGCGGAGGCGGCGACCTCGCCCGCACGGTCGAGCTCAGCTCCGAGCAGGCGCCGGCGCTGGCGGTGCTCGGCGCGGCGATCATCGCGTACTACTCCTTCGTCGGCTTCGAGACCTCGGCCAACATCGCCGAGGAGATCCGCGACCCCAGCCGCGTCTACCCGCGCGCGCTGTTCGGCTCGCTGCTGACGGCCGGTGCGGTGTACGTCCTGGTCGGCCTCGCGAGCTCGATCGCGCTGCCCGCCGACGAGCTGTCCGGATCCTCCGCCCCGCTGCTCGACGTCGTGACGGCGAGCGGAGCCGGGGTGCCGGCGTGGCTGTTCAGCCTGATCGCGCTCGTCGCGGTCGCCAACGGAGCGCTGCTGACCATGATCATGGCGAGCCGTGTCACCTACGGCATGGCGAAGGACGGCCTCCTCCCGGACGTGCTCGGCCGCGTGCTGCCGAAGCGCCGGACGCCGTGGGTGGCCATCGCGGTGACCACGCTGGCGGCGTGCCTCCTGACCCTGGTCGGCGATCTGGCGACCCTCGCCGAGACCGTGGTGCTGCTCCTCCTGCTGGTGTTCATCAGCACGAACGTCTCGGTGCTCGTGCTGCGGCGCGACAAGGTCGAGCACGACCACTTCCGCGTGTGGACGGCGATCCCCGTGCTCGGCATCGCCTCGTGCGTGCTGCTCCTCAGCCAGCAGGACCCGATCGTCTGGCTCTACGCGGGGATCCTCCTCGTGGTCGGAGTCCTCGTGCACCTGGCGACCCGTCGCTCGTCCCGCCGCACCGCCTGA
- a CDS encoding multidrug efflux SMR transporter: protein MSWIVLILSGVLEAVWATALGKSEGFTRLGPSVVFGVGVVASMAGLAYAMRELPTGTAYAVWVGIGASLTVLYGMFFGGEGFSLVRTLLVLGIVGCVVGLKLVH, encoded by the coding sequence ATGTCCTGGATCGTCCTCATCCTCTCCGGTGTCCTCGAGGCCGTGTGGGCCACCGCCCTCGGCAAGTCGGAGGGGTTCACCCGGCTCGGCCCGTCGGTCGTATTCGGGGTCGGCGTCGTCGCGAGCATGGCCGGCCTCGCCTACGCGATGCGCGAGCTGCCCACCGGCACCGCGTACGCGGTCTGGGTCGGGATCGGCGCTTCGCTGACCGTCCTCTACGGCATGTTCTTCGGCGGCGAGGGCTTCTCGCTCGTGCGCACGCTGCTGGTCCTCGGGATCGTCGGCTGCGTCGTCGGCCTGAAGCTCGTGCACTGA
- a CDS encoding OsmC family peroxiredoxin yields MPTRTARTAWNGSLETGEGQVELSSSKIGTYDVSFPKRAADDANGSTSPEELLAAAHSACYAMQFSAVLGQAGGTVEALDVRADVSLGPDSAGGFKLTGIKLIVSGEVSGIDEAAFLKAADEAKETCPVSKALTGVDITLDATFEG; encoded by the coding sequence ATGCCCACTCGTACCGCACGCACCGCCTGGAACGGCTCGCTCGAGACCGGCGAGGGCCAGGTCGAGCTCTCGAGCTCGAAGATCGGCACCTACGACGTCTCGTTCCCCAAGCGCGCCGCCGACGACGCCAACGGCTCGACCAGCCCCGAGGAGCTCCTCGCGGCCGCCCACTCCGCCTGCTACGCGATGCAGTTCTCGGCCGTCCTCGGCCAGGCCGGCGGCACCGTCGAGGCGCTCGACGTCCGCGCCGACGTCTCGCTCGGCCCGGACTCGGCCGGCGGATTCAAGCTCACCGGCATCAAGCTCATCGTGAGCGGCGAGGTCTCCGGCATCGACGAGGCCGCCTTCCTCAAGGCCGCCGACGAGGCCAAGGAGACCTGCCCCGTCAGCAAGGCGCTCACCGGAGTCGACATCACGCTCGACGCCACCTTCGAGGGCTGA
- a CDS encoding LLM class flavin-dependent oxidoreductase, with protein MTRQIRFNAFDMNCVAHQSSGMWRHPQDQSWRYKDLSYWTDLAKLLERGTFDGIFIADVLGTYDVYGGSNEAAIRHGAQVPVNDPILLVSAMAAATEHLGFGITAGTAYEHPYPFARRMSTLDHLTKGRVGWNVVTGYLPSAARNMGHEDQLEHDDRYDVADEYLEVLYKLWEGSWEDDAVVRDRESGVFTDPAKVHEIGHRGKNFTVPGIHLSEPSVQRTPVIYQAGASPRGIRFAAGNAEAIFVASSTKAGLKATVSRIRDALEAAGRDRYSAKIYTLLTIITAETSEAAHEKHRDYLSYGSEEGALVFMSGWMGIDLSQYDLDEPIGNVKSNAIQSAVANFQEANEDGSEWKVRDIAKLSVIGGLGPFVVGSPAEVADHLQEWVEETDVDGFNLAYAITPGTFEDVVEFIVPELRRRGAYPEEYVEGSLRQKLHGRGDRLPEEHLGAGFRYAPAAV; from the coding sequence ATGACCCGCCAGATCCGCTTCAACGCCTTCGACATGAACTGCGTCGCCCACCAGTCCTCGGGCATGTGGCGCCACCCCCAGGACCAGTCCTGGCGGTACAAGGACCTCTCGTACTGGACCGACCTGGCGAAGCTGCTCGAGCGCGGCACGTTCGACGGGATCTTCATCGCCGACGTGCTCGGCACCTACGACGTCTACGGCGGCTCGAACGAGGCGGCGATCCGCCACGGCGCGCAGGTCCCCGTCAACGACCCGATCCTCCTCGTCTCGGCGATGGCCGCCGCGACCGAGCACCTCGGCTTCGGCATCACCGCGGGCACCGCCTACGAGCACCCGTACCCGTTCGCGCGGCGCATGTCGACGCTCGACCACCTGACGAAGGGCCGCGTGGGCTGGAACGTCGTCACCGGCTACCTCCCCAGCGCCGCCCGCAACATGGGCCACGAGGACCAGCTCGAGCACGACGACCGCTACGACGTCGCCGACGAGTACCTCGAGGTGCTCTACAAGCTGTGGGAGGGGTCGTGGGAGGACGACGCCGTCGTCCGCGACCGCGAGTCCGGCGTGTTCACCGACCCGGCGAAGGTGCACGAGATCGGGCACCGCGGCAAGAACTTCACCGTCCCCGGCATCCACCTCTCGGAGCCGTCGGTGCAGCGGACCCCCGTCATCTACCAGGCGGGAGCGTCGCCGCGCGGCATCCGCTTCGCGGCGGGCAACGCGGAGGCGATCTTCGTCGCGTCCTCGACGAAGGCCGGCCTGAAGGCGACCGTCTCGCGCATCCGCGACGCCCTCGAGGCGGCCGGCCGCGACCGCTACTCCGCGAAGATCTACACGCTGCTGACGATCATCACCGCCGAGACCAGCGAGGCCGCGCACGAGAAGCACCGCGACTACCTCTCCTACGGGAGCGAGGAGGGGGCGCTGGTCTTCATGTCGGGCTGGATGGGCATCGACCTGTCGCAGTACGACCTCGACGAGCCGATCGGCAACGTGAAGAGCAACGCGATCCAGTCGGCCGTCGCCAACTTCCAGGAGGCGAACGAGGACGGCTCGGAGTGGAAGGTCCGCGACATCGCGAAGCTCAGCGTGATCGGCGGGCTCGGCCCGTTCGTCGTCGGCTCGCCCGCAGAGGTGGCCGACCACCTGCAGGAGTGGGTCGAGGAGACCGACGTGGACGGATTCAACCTCGCCTACGCGATCACGCCCGGCACCTTCGAGGACGTGGTGGAGTTCATCGTGCCGGAGCTGCGCCGCCGCGGCGCGTACCCGGAGGAGTACGTCGAGGGCAGCCTCCGCCAGAAGCTGCACGGCCGCGGCGACCGGCTGCCGGAGGAGCACCTCGGCGCCGGCTTCCGCTACGCGCCGGCGGCGGTCTGA
- a CDS encoding acetylxylan esterase, translating to MPQYDLPLDLLEQYAPEIAEPAGFAEFWRDTIAEARAVATEPRLERVDAGFGLLDTFDVTYSGFGGHPIRAWLILPRGVEGPLPGLVTFIGYGGGRGQLAEWTAMSAAGYAHLVMDTRGQGSGHRSGATPDPVGSGPHVSGFMTQGIESPAEHFYRRVFTDAVRALDVLRAHPAVDAPRVAVSGGSQGGGIALAVTGILGLLGESESARAAIVDVPFLSHIPHAVRLVDTMPYGEIVQYLHTHRGAEARVFDTLSYFDGTSFAPYAQSPALFSVALRDDICPPSTVYASYNRYAGPREIRVYPFNGHEGGEAFQIGEHVRFLGRELA from the coding sequence ATGCCGCAGTACGACCTCCCGCTCGACCTCCTCGAGCAGTACGCCCCCGAGATCGCCGAGCCCGCCGGGTTCGCCGAGTTCTGGCGCGACACGATCGCCGAGGCGAGGGCCGTCGCGACCGAGCCGCGCCTCGAGCGGGTCGACGCCGGCTTCGGACTGCTCGACACCTTCGACGTCACCTACTCCGGCTTCGGCGGCCACCCGATCCGCGCGTGGCTGATCCTCCCCCGCGGCGTCGAGGGTCCCCTCCCCGGGCTCGTGACCTTCATCGGCTACGGAGGCGGCCGCGGGCAGCTCGCGGAGTGGACCGCGATGTCGGCCGCCGGCTACGCGCACCTGGTCATGGACACCCGCGGCCAGGGGTCCGGGCACCGCTCCGGAGCCACGCCCGACCCGGTGGGCAGCGGGCCGCACGTCTCCGGCTTCATGACGCAGGGCATCGAGTCGCCCGCGGAGCACTTCTACCGCCGCGTCTTCACCGACGCCGTCCGCGCGCTCGACGTGCTGCGCGCGCACCCCGCGGTCGACGCCCCCCGCGTGGCCGTCTCGGGCGGCAGCCAGGGAGGCGGGATCGCCCTGGCCGTCACGGGGATCCTTGGCCTGCTCGGCGAGTCGGAGTCGGCGCGCGCGGCGATCGTCGACGTGCCGTTCCTCTCCCACATCCCGCACGCCGTGCGGCTGGTCGACACGATGCCGTACGGCGAGATCGTGCAGTACCTGCACACCCACCGCGGCGCCGAGGCGCGCGTGTTCGACACCCTCTCGTACTTCGACGGCACCTCCTTCGCCCCCTACGCGCAGTCCCCCGCGCTGTTCTCGGTGGCGCTCCGCGACGACATCTGCCCGCCGTCCACCGTCTACGCCTCCTACAACCGCTACGCCGGACCCCGCGAGATCCGGGTCTACCCCTTCAACGGCCACGAGGGCGGCGAGGCGTTCCAGATCGGCGAGCACGTGCGCTTCCTGGGGCGCGAGCTGGCGTAG
- a CDS encoding NAD(P)-binding domain-containing protein — protein sequence MTTYGIIGAGNIGSQVARAVIALGDEVVIANSRGPETLADLIAELGPKARAATAQEAAEAAEIAVVTVPLKNLEEVPVAPLAGRIVLDTNNYYFERDGRIEALDKGETTTSEMLQQHLPESKVVKAFNHIMAADITTDGTPAGTPDRRALATSSDYPEAIHFVTDLYDRIGFDTVAITPLSESWRVERDRPAYVVRQNREELEANLAKAPRTV from the coding sequence ATGACGACGTACGGAATCATCGGAGCAGGCAACATCGGCAGCCAGGTCGCACGGGCGGTCATCGCCCTCGGGGACGAGGTGGTCATCGCGAACTCGCGCGGCCCCGAGACCCTCGCCGACCTCATCGCGGAGCTCGGCCCGAAGGCCCGCGCCGCCACGGCACAGGAGGCGGCCGAGGCCGCCGAGATCGCCGTGGTGACGGTGCCGCTGAAGAACCTCGAGGAGGTGCCGGTCGCCCCGCTCGCCGGCAGGATCGTCCTCGACACGAACAACTACTACTTCGAGCGCGACGGCCGCATCGAGGCGCTCGACAAGGGCGAGACCACGACCAGCGAGATGCTCCAGCAGCACCTCCCGGAGTCGAAGGTCGTCAAGGCGTTCAACCACATCATGGCCGCCGACATCACCACCGACGGCACCCCGGCCGGCACGCCCGACCGCCGCGCTCTCGCGACGTCGAGCGACTACCCCGAGGCGATCCACTTCGTGACCGACCTCTACGACCGGATCGGCTTCGACACCGTCGCGATCACGCCGCTGAGCGAGTCGTGGCGGGTCGAGCGCGACCGCCCCGCCTACGTGGTGCGGCAGAACCGCGAGGAGCTCGAGGCCAACCTCGCGAAGGCTCCCCGCACGGTCTGA
- a CDS encoding sugar porter family MFS transporter: MTTTSLEAPTRRLGLIALIATLGGLLFGYDTGVINGALEPMSTELGLTALTEGVVTSSLLFAAAIGAISGGRLADALGRRTTIRLLAVLFLVGALVCVVAPGFGVMVLGRAVLGLAVGGASVVVPIYLSEISPSEIRGSLAGRNELMIVIGQLAAFVANAVIGTVWGELPGVWRIMLAVAALPAAALLLGMTRVPESPRWLIAHGRRDEALGVLTTIRTPDRAHAEAETIARSIGAKDGPRIPLLQALRERWAVRILLVGIGIGVAQQLTGINSIMYYGQSVLKEAGFDHDGALVANIAPGAIAVIGGLIGLRLMQTMNRRTTLLLGYSLTTAMHFLIGIASVALPVGNPARPYVILVLVVAFVGSMQTFLNIVTWVMLSEIFPLRIRGVGVGIAIFCHWITNAVLGLFFPTLVSGVGITGTFFLFGAVGLLALVFIWKRVPETRGRALEEVEAGVVSGELLRR; the protein is encoded by the coding sequence ATGACCACCACCTCCCTGGAGGCGCCGACTCGGCGTCTCGGCCTCATCGCGCTCATCGCGACCCTCGGCGGCCTCCTCTTCGGCTACGACACCGGCGTCATCAACGGCGCCCTGGAGCCGATGTCGACCGAGCTGGGCCTCACCGCGCTGACCGAGGGGGTCGTCACCAGCTCGCTCCTCTTCGCCGCCGCGATCGGCGCGATCTCGGGCGGACGCCTCGCCGACGCCCTCGGGAGGCGGACCACGATCCGCCTGCTCGCCGTGCTCTTCCTCGTCGGCGCCCTGGTCTGCGTGGTGGCGCCGGGCTTCGGCGTGATGGTCCTCGGGCGGGCGGTCCTCGGACTGGCCGTCGGCGGCGCCTCGGTGGTCGTGCCGATCTACCTCTCCGAGATCTCCCCCTCCGAGATCCGCGGCTCGCTCGCCGGCCGCAACGAGCTGATGATCGTGATCGGCCAGCTCGCCGCCTTCGTGGCCAACGCCGTCATCGGCACCGTCTGGGGCGAGCTGCCCGGCGTCTGGCGGATCATGCTCGCCGTCGCCGCGCTCCCCGCCGCCGCCCTCCTGCTCGGCATGACCCGGGTCCCGGAGTCGCCGCGCTGGCTGATCGCGCACGGCCGCCGCGACGAGGCGCTCGGCGTGCTCACGACCATCCGGACGCCCGACCGGGCCCATGCGGAGGCGGAGACCATCGCCCGCTCGATCGGCGCGAAGGACGGCCCGAGGATCCCCCTGCTGCAGGCGCTGCGCGAGCGCTGGGCGGTGCGCATCCTGCTGGTGGGCATCGGGATCGGAGTCGCCCAGCAGCTCACCGGCATCAACTCGATCATGTACTACGGCCAGTCGGTGCTGAAGGAGGCGGGCTTCGACCACGACGGCGCGCTCGTCGCCAACATCGCGCCCGGGGCGATCGCCGTGATCGGCGGCCTGATCGGGCTGCGGCTCATGCAGACGATGAACCGCCGCACGACCCTCCTGCTCGGCTACTCCCTGACCACCGCGATGCACTTCCTGATCGGCATCGCCTCCGTCGCGCTCCCCGTGGGGAACCCGGCGCGGCCGTACGTGATCCTGGTGCTGGTCGTCGCGTTCGTGGGGAGCATGCAGACGTTCCTCAACATCGTCACCTGGGTGATGCTGTCCGAGATCTTCCCGCTGCGGATCCGCGGCGTCGGCGTCGGCATCGCGATCTTCTGCCACTGGATCACGAACGCGGTGCTCGGCCTGTTCTTCCCCACCCTCGTCTCCGGCGTCGGCATCACCGGAACGTTCTTCCTGTTCGGCGCCGTCGGCCTGCTCGCGCTCGTCTTCATCTGGAAGCGCGTGCCCGAGACCCGCGGCCGAGCCCTCGAGGAGGTCGAGGCGGGCGTCGTCTCCGGCGAGCTCCTGCGCCGCTGA
- a CDS encoding DUF916 domain-containing protein — protein sequence MTAPRRSAAPRRPLLPALLALIVALLGVGVAPAAVAADGAITWAVSPSTDGVPDKRAWVELELAPGASASDEAVVRNLSDQPVTFSITSADGYFTDTGRFNMLNSDQESVDAGLWISAPETVTVDPGSSGVVPFTVTVPDNATPGDHAAGIAASVLSQGTEAGGANVGVESRIGFRVMTRVTGEVTPSFSVEDLASDYRLSWNPFQPGSLSLVADVVNTGNVRLLLDGTASAQGATAPVVAADAPQQELLPGDRRSVSVQLDGIWPLFGVGADLTIAPTVAAADQEPVATAPVTESITVAAVPVPQLLVILGVALILAALLAGRSRSRRRIAALVQQAKEEGLREGARVSS from the coding sequence ATGACTGCTCCGCGCCGCTCCGCCGCTCCACGCCGCCCGCTCCTCCCCGCGCTGCTCGCGCTGATCGTCGCGCTCCTCGGCGTGGGGGTCGCTCCGGCGGCCGTCGCGGCCGACGGAGCGATCACCTGGGCGGTCAGCCCCTCCACCGACGGCGTCCCCGACAAGCGCGCGTGGGTCGAGCTCGAGCTCGCCCCCGGCGCGAGCGCCTCGGACGAGGCGGTCGTGCGGAACCTCAGCGACCAGCCCGTGACCTTCAGCATCACCAGCGCCGACGGCTACTTCACCGACACCGGCCGCTTCAACATGCTCAACTCGGACCAGGAGTCGGTCGACGCCGGGCTGTGGATCTCCGCCCCCGAGACCGTGACCGTCGATCCGGGCAGCAGCGGCGTGGTGCCGTTCACCGTGACGGTCCCCGACAACGCCACCCCCGGCGACCACGCCGCCGGCATCGCCGCCTCCGTGCTCTCGCAGGGCACCGAGGCGGGAGGCGCGAACGTCGGAGTGGAGAGCCGCATCGGCTTCCGCGTGATGACCCGCGTGACCGGCGAGGTGACCCCCTCCTTCTCCGTCGAGGACCTGGCCAGCGACTACCGCCTCTCCTGGAACCCGTTCCAGCCCGGCTCCCTCTCGCTCGTCGCCGACGTGGTGAACACCGGCAACGTGCGCCTGCTGCTCGACGGCACGGCGAGCGCCCAGGGCGCCACCGCCCCCGTCGTCGCGGCCGACGCGCCCCAGCAGGAGCTGCTGCCCGGCGACCGGCGCAGCGTCTCGGTGCAGCTCGACGGCATCTGGCCCCTCTTCGGAGTCGGCGCCGACCTGACCATCGCACCGACCGTCGCCGCCGCCGATCAGGAGCCGGTCGCCACCGCTCCCGTGACGGAGTCGATCACGGTCGCCGCCGTGCCGGTCCCGCAGCTGCTCGTGATCCTCGGCGTCGCCCTCATCCTCGCGGCGCTGCTCGCCGGGCGCTCGCGCTCGCGCCGCCGCATCGCCGCCCTGGTGCAGCAGGCCAAGGAGGAGGGCCTGCGCGAGGGCGCGCGCGTCTCCTCCTGA